The proteins below come from a single Aegilops tauschii subsp. strangulata cultivar AL8/78 chromosome 6, Aet v6.0, whole genome shotgun sequence genomic window:
- the LOC109734699 gene encoding uncharacterized protein has product MADTSGAPSDGAPITMKLLVDSRPPRPRVVFAEAGKDAVDFLFSLLTLPAGTAVRLLGKESMSMAGSVGNLYASVERLEGSYLRPGFAKDALLCPAVRASPLLRLPPPPAPAPRTFFTCGPSNNPFNYAACRGYVSDARGARCPSCGSEMATENQYVPPPPPAPARPEQSAATVTTGFVQGAVTYTVTDDLAVAPMSAISSIARLGALAAVGGLAALQERTVQLGYKEGLEIVKASLRSKTVLTDVFLCTGGKKPPPSSKNGNGGTRYECLAWRV; this is encoded by the coding sequence ATGGCGGACACCAGCGGTGCCCCGAGCGACGGCGCGCCGATCACCATGAAGCTCCTGGTGGACTCGAGGCCGCCGCGGCCGCGCGTGGTGTTCGCCGAGGCCGGCAAGGACGCCGTCGACTTCCTCTTCTCTCTCCTCACCCTGCCGGCCGGCACGGCGGTGAGGCTGCTGGGGAAGGAGTCCATGTCCATGGCGGGCAGCGTCGGTAACCTCTACGCCAGCGTGGAGCGGCTCGAGGGCAGCTACCTCCGGCCCGGCTTCGCCAAGGACGCCCTCCTCTGCCCCGCCGTGCGGGCGAGCCCCCTCctccgcctgccgccgccgccggccccggCCCCGAGGACCTTCTTCACCTGCGGCCCCAGCAACAACCCCTTCAACTACGCAGCCTGCCGCGGGTACGTGTCCGACGCCAGGGGCGCCCGGTGCCCGTCCTGCGGGAGCGAGATGGCGACCGAGAACCAGtacgtgccgccgccgccgccagcgccggcCCGGCCGGAGCAGAGCGCCGCCACGGTGACGACGGGGTTCGTGCAGGGCGCCGTGACGTACACGGTGACGGACGACCTGGCCGTCGCGCCCATGTCGGCCATCTCCAGCATCGCGCGGCTAGGCGCCCTCGCCGCCGTCGGGGGCCTCGCCGCGCTCCAGGAGAGGACCGTGCAGCTCGGGTACAAGGAGGGTCTGGAGATCGTCAAGGCCTCGCTGCGGTCCAAGACTGTCCTCACGGACGTCTTCCTCTGCACCGGCGGCAAGAAGCCTCCTCCGTCGTCCAAGAACGGCAACGGCGGCACAAGATACGAGTGTCTCGCCTGGCGTGTTTGA